One genomic window of Medicago truncatula cultivar Jemalong A17 chromosome 1, MtrunA17r5.0-ANR, whole genome shotgun sequence includes the following:
- the LOC112418575 gene encoding uncharacterized protein produces the protein MANRPCKLYFDGSSHKNGTGVGIMIVSPKHHVFKYNFRINQFCSNNEAEYEALITGLEIALELGAKSIEIRGDSELVLRQMTKEYKCVKESLVTYHAMASTLLKRFNHVEIRHVPRTENQDANDLAQMASGYKVPKDQMQEPIEIRNRRNLMDSFSSKSLTPKLGGTETYQKFIKGTNFVEIFVINDLNEDDWRKPIVKYLENPDGTTCRKVKYRALSYVIMGDELFKKTSEGVLLKCLSETDAVILANYAQRLHRIRKGMSRMPKYAGIQRVPASELHAIIKPWPFRGWALDVIGEIKPTSSKGYRYILVGIDYFTKWIEAIPLKDVTQEEVISFIQKFIIYRFGIPETITTDQGSVFTGRKMAKFAEDIGFKLITSTPYYPQANGQVEAANKNIIAIIKRKIKAKPKTGLKF, from the exons ATGGCAAACCGTCCCTGTAAATTATATTTCGATGGTTCTAGTCATAAAAATGGTACCGGAGTTGGAATAATGATAGTTTCACCCAAACACCATGTATTTAAATATAACTTTCGAATCAATCAATTTTGCTCTAATAATGAGGCTGAATATGAAGCCTTAATTACGGGTCTAGAAATAGCACTCGAACTGGGGGCAAAATCCATCGAAATTAGAGGAGATTCTGAACTGGTTCTTAGACAGATGACTAAAGAGTATAAATGCGTCAAGGAAAGTTTGGTCACCTATCATGCAATGGCTAGCACGCTGTTGAAACGTTTCAATCATGTGGAAATTCGGCACGTACCTCGAACGGAAAACCAAGATGCAAATGATCTAGCGCAAATGGCCTCTGGATACAAAGTACCAAAAGATCAAATGCAAGAGCCGATAGAGATTAGAAACAGACGAAATTTGATGGACTCATTCTCTAGCAAATCGTTAACGCCAAAACTTGGGGGGACTGAAACATACCAAAAGTTCATAAAAGGTACAAATTTCGtcgaaatttttgtcattaacgATTTAAATGAAGATGATTGGCGAAAGCCTATAGTGAAATATTTAGAAAATCCAGATGGAACCACTTGTCGAAAGGTGAAATATAGAGCCTTGAGCTATGTAATAATGGGCGATGAATTGTTTAAAAAGACTTCGGAAGGAGTTTTGCTGAAATGCCTGAGTGAAACAGATGC GGTTATATTGGCCAACTATGCTCAAAGATTGCATAGAATTCGCAAAGGGATGTCAAGGATGCCAAAATACGCTGGAATTCAACGCGTCCCGGCAAGTGAACTTCATGCAATAATCAAACCTTGGCCATTCAGAGGATGGGCCTTAGATGTGATAGGGGAAATCAAACCCACCTCATCGAAAGGATATAGATACATCTTGGTAGGAAtagattattttacaaaatggatAGAGGCAATCCCCTTGAAAGATGTTACTCAAGAGGAAGTTATAAGTTTCATCCAGAAGTTCATTATCTATAGGTTTGGTATTCCAGAAACCATAACCACAGACCAAGGATCCGTGTTCACTGGTCGGAAGATGGCAAAGTTTGCCGAAGATATAGGTTTTAAATTGATAACTTCAACACCATATTATCCACAAGCAAATGGTCAGGTTGAAGCagcaaacaaaaatatcattgcCATTATCAAACGTAAAATAAAGGCAAAGCCAAAAACTGGCCTGAAGTTTTAG
- the LOC25483505 gene encoding myb family transcription factor PHL5: MSTTSGNPITNASSVSSNTRITWTPDLHDKFVESVNRLGGAEKALPKAILMLMQLDGLTIFQVKSHLKKYRMAKYMAEPAQGESEKRTNVENMHLDAKSLRKAMKIMFDQQQKRSSSGQMNTRNLDITSNNDKPNRPKDTEISIFEGV; the protein is encoded by the exons ATGTCAACAACTTCTGGAAACCCTATTACTAATGCATCATCGGTTTCAAGTAATACAAGAATAACATGGACTCCTGATCTTCATGACAAGTTTGTTGAGTCTGTGAATCGCCTTGGTGGTGCCGAGA AGGCGTTACCAAAAGCTATATTAATGCTGATGCAGTTAGATGGATTGACAATCTTCCAAGTTAAAAGTCATTTGAAGAAATATAGAATGGCAAAATACATGGCTGAACCAGCTCAGG GGGAATCTGAGAAAAGAACAAATGTAGAGAATATGCATCTTGATGCCAAATC ATTAAGGAAAGCAATGAAGATAATGTTTGACCAACAGCAGAAGAGAAGTAGTAGTGGCCAAATGAACACTCGGAATTTGGACATTACATCAAACAATGATAAACCAAACAGGCCTAAAGATACTGAGATTTCAATTTTTGAAGGGGTCTGA
- the LOC25483506 gene encoding myb family transcription factor PHL5, with protein sequence MNENKIDYLGSVQQNHILNGDFNSEFGNCSSQYFDMRNASNIGNFSQPLVMEQSSYIVQSQNQNQGQGKSSSSSSSSTIMRSFESPTSAFYATEICMGFPQYDYQVGNESSNPLLISQFSNKVNDLEFPLYQRENHYLDSTNQSSHNFELSNLNTLQPILRSPEKSNRIECGNFPRENYLSVEQHKFFIDDAASVSMSPLIHSNGNQDHKVSCGSYDFPGSQLNFSYQQDKLSPTMSTGNVSTNSGNPACNGSSVSSKTRIRWTQDLHEKFVECVNRLGGAEKATPKAILRLMDSDGLTIFHVKSHLQKYRIAKYMPEPAQGKSEKRTHVENVNLDAKSGLQIREALQLQLDVQRRLHEQLEIQRKLQLRIEEQGKQLKMMFDQQQKTNSTCQLNTQNLDNTPNNDTPISPKDIEVTIFEGSHSQYS encoded by the exons ATGAATGAGAATAAGATTGATTATTTAGGAAGTGTTCAACAAAACCATATACTAAATGGTGATTTTAATTCAGAGTTTGGAAATTGTTCTAGTCAATATTTTGATATGAGAAATGCTTCAAATATTGGAAATTTTAGTCAACCATTGGTTATGGAACAATCATCATACATAGTCCAAagtcaaaaccaaaaccaaggACAAggaaaatcatcatcatcatcatcatcaagcaCAATTATGAGAAGTTTTGAGTCACCAACTTCAGCTTTTTATGCAACAGAAATTTGCATGGGTTTTCCACAATATGATTACCAAGTTGGAAATGAAAGTAGTAACCCTCTTTTGATATCTCAATTTTCTAATAAGGTTAATGATTTGGAATTTCCTTTGTATCAAAGGGAAAATCATTACCTTGATTCAACAAATCAATCTAGCCATAATTTTGAGTTGTCAAATTTAAACACTTTGCAACCAATTCTTAGATCTCCGGAAAAATCGAATAGAATCGAATGTGGGAATTTTCCTAGAGAAAATTATCTCTCAGTTGAGCAACATAAATTCTTCATTGATGATGCTGCATCAGTTAGTATGAGTCCATTAATTCATTCTAATGGAAATCAGGATCATAAA GTTTCTTGTGGTTCATATGATTTTCCGGGTTCACAGCTGAATTTCTCTTATCAGCAAGATAAACTGTCTCCAACTATGTCAACAGGAAATGTCTCAACTAATTCCGGAAACCCTGCTTGTAATGGATCATCGGTTTCTAGTAAAACACGAATAAGATGGACTCAAGATCTTCATGAGAAGTTTGTTGAGTGTGTGAATCGCCTTGGCGGTGCCGAGA AGGCAACACCGAAAGCGATATTAAGGCTGATGGATTCAGACGGATTGACAATCTTCCATGTTAAAAGTCATTTGCAGAAGTATAGAATTGCCAAATACATGCCGGAACCAGCTCAAG GAAAATCCGAGAAAAGAACTCATGTAGAGAATGTGAACCTTGATGCGAAATC TGGTTTGCAAATTAGAGAGGCACTTCAGCTGCAGCTAGACGTTCAGAGGCGTCTTCATGAACAACTAGAG ATACAGCGAAAATTACAGTTGCGAATAGAGGAACAAGGAAAGCAGTTGAAGATGATGTTTGACCAACAACAGAAGACAAATAGTACTTGCCAATTGAACACTCAAAATTTGGACAATACACCAAACAATGATACACCAATTAGTCCTAAAGATATTGAGGTTACCATTTTTGAAGGGTCTCATTCTCAATACTCATAA